One uncultured Fibrobacter sp. DNA window includes the following coding sequences:
- a CDS encoding type II toxin-antitoxin system HipA family toxin yields MGLCHCCLKETEQDFCRACSKALFDVSRFSATLDFDVPQLAFAKDGTVKRISISGAQTKFSVRIENKKLVNTDRGGTHILKPTLLPYYENYQDAPANEHVTMLMARLIFKIPTALSALLYFKNGDSVYITKRFDVIETGVHAGERLSQSDFAQIAGLVPEINGSDYKYKGISYEGIAALIRENVSAADIAVEVFFRTVLFNYIACNGDAHAKNFSLRNSVENPDVYDLTPAYDLLNTSLHIPYEQSRTALDLFKDEDDFKTPFYEANGFYGTPDFMEFAKRIGVVEKRADRFIKQAIDAVPAMEKMLDKSFLSEQGKEKYKESIRDRAKALGL; encoded by the coding sequence ATGGGTCTCTGCCATTGCTGCTTAAAAGAAACGGAACAAGATTTCTGTCGAGCCTGTTCGAAGGCTTTGTTTGACGTTTCTAGATTTAGCGCGACTTTGGATTTTGACGTTCCGCAACTCGCATTCGCAAAGGATGGAACAGTCAAGAGAATTTCTATTTCCGGGGCACAGACAAAGTTTTCAGTCCGAATAGAAAACAAGAAATTGGTCAACACAGATCGCGGTGGAACACACATTCTAAAACCGACCTTGTTGCCGTACTACGAGAACTATCAAGACGCTCCTGCCAACGAACATGTGACTATGCTCATGGCACGTTTAATTTTCAAGATTCCTACGGCGTTATCTGCTCTTCTTTACTTCAAAAATGGCGACTCCGTCTACATCACCAAACGCTTTGACGTCATTGAAACTGGCGTGCATGCAGGAGAGCGTTTGAGTCAAAGTGACTTTGCGCAAATTGCAGGACTTGTTCCCGAAATAAACGGCAGCGACTACAAATACAAAGGTATTTCATACGAAGGAATTGCCGCACTGATTCGCGAGAACGTGAGTGCCGCCGACATCGCCGTCGAAGTATTTTTCAGAACAGTTCTTTTCAATTATATCGCGTGTAACGGCGATGCACATGCAAAGAATTTTTCTCTCCGCAATTCCGTCGAAAATCCCGATGTCTATGATTTGACTCCCGCATACGATTTGCTGAATACTTCGCTTCACATTCCCTATGAGCAATCGCGTACAGCACTCGACTTATTCAAGGATGAAGACGATTTCAAGACTCCTTTTTACGAGGCAAACGGTTTTTACGGCACTCCTGATTTTATGGAATTTGCCAAGAGAATTGGAGTCGTCGAGAAAAGAGCGGATCGTTTTATAAAGCAGGCTATCGATGCCGTGCCCGCAATGGAAAAAATGCTGGACAAGTCATTCTTGAGCGAACAAGGCAAAGAGAAGTACAAAGAATCTATCCGAGATAGAGCCAAAGCACTTGGGCTATAG